From Pan troglodytes isolate AG18354 chromosome 9, NHGRI_mPanTro3-v2.0_pri, whole genome shotgun sequence, the proteins below share one genomic window:
- the SCGB2A2 gene encoding mammaglobin-A isoform X2: MGGIKMPTWGINRAGPGAHLHSGFLDPCHPRLNTDSSSLTMKLLMVLMLAALPLHCYAGSGCPLLENVISKTINPQVSKTEYKELLQEFIDDNATTNAIDELKECFLNQTDETLSNVEVFMQLIYDSSLCDLF; this comes from the exons ATGGGTGGAATTAAGATGCCTACCTGGGGAATAAATAGAGCAGGGCCGGGTGCTCACCTCCACAGCGGCTTCCTTGATCCTTGCCACCCGCGACTGAACACCGACAGCAGCAGCCTCACCATGAAGCTGCTGATGGTCCTCATGCTGGCGGCCCTCCCCCTGCACTGCTACGCAG GCTCTGGCTGCCCCTTATTGGAGAATGTGATTTCCAAGACAATCAATCCACAAGTGTCTAAGACTGAATACAAAGAACTTCTTCAAGAGTTCATAGACGACAATGCCACTACAAATGCCATAGATGAATTGAAGGAATGTTTTCTTAACCAAACTGATGAAACTCTGAGCAATGTTGAGGTGTTTAtg
- the SCGB2A2 gene encoding mammaglobin-A isoform X1 — MGGIKMPTWGINRAGPGAHLHSGFLDPCHPRLNTDSSSLTMKLLMVLMLAALPLHCYAGSGCPLLENVISKTINPQVSKTEYKELLQEFIDDNATTNAIDELKECFLNQTDETLSNVEVFMVISFSSYKLFKSPDQGQVGSSFLTDNAKATSEQAFSYIG, encoded by the exons ATGGGTGGAATTAAGATGCCTACCTGGGGAATAAATAGAGCAGGGCCGGGTGCTCACCTCCACAGCGGCTTCCTTGATCCTTGCCACCCGCGACTGAACACCGACAGCAGCAGCCTCACCATGAAGCTGCTGATGGTCCTCATGCTGGCGGCCCTCCCCCTGCACTGCTACGCAG GCTCTGGCTGCCCCTTATTGGAGAATGTGATTTCCAAGACAATCAATCCACAAGTGTCTAAGACTGAATACAAAGAACTTCTTCAAGAGTTCATAGACGACAATGCCACTACAAATGCCATAGATGAATTGAAGGAATGTTTTCTTAACCAAACTGATGAAACTCTGAGCAATGTTGAGGTGTTTAtggtaatttcattttcttcctataaGCTTTTTAAATCCCCTGACCAGGGACAAGTGGGCTCTTCATTTCTCACTGACAATGCCAAAGCCACTAGTGAACAAGCCTTTTCTTACATTGGTTAA